In Cicer arietinum cultivar CDC Frontier isolate Library 1 chromosome 7, Cicar.CDCFrontier_v2.0, whole genome shotgun sequence, the genomic window TTGATGTATTTGACCTTGGATGAGACAGTTTTGCACGTTTGTCCGCGTTTAGGGAAATTGGCGCCATGCTTGAAGAGTGAGATTAAAGGGAAGGGTGAGTGTGGTTCTTATACTGGTGTAATTAGAGGTGTTTACATGAATGGGATGGCTTTGGAGTTGGATAATAATGTGTGGCTTCTTTTAACTGATCGACTACATACTATGATACATGGTTTAAGAGTTGGTTCCATCGTAAGTGAAGTGAATTCACTATTTTATAGACGCGACACATTTAATGACAGCTTGAATTTTTTCCCTTAAAGACTTTTGCGTTTCACCCTTGAATTTTTTATCTGTGTAGATATCTGTGAGAAATGTCCATTTTGTGGATCCAAAGTTTTCGTGGACTAAAGTTGTTATTCTTGGGGCGTGCGTCAAGACTAGCATTATTGTGGAGTCCTTCTCTCCGCTGGAAACTGTGTATGTGTTGCTACTAACAATATTGTGTTTGCTTCTGTTCAAGTTTGTGTTTCATCAATGCTCAAAGTATGGCTGGGCTGCATTTAGTTGTTTCATGTGGCAAATGAGAAGTTTTTGATTTTGTTCTTTGCATATTATAATCCTTACCTTTTTCACTGGGGAGGTTAGACCAATGCAAACAACTGTAACTAACTGAAGTCATTCAAGGTCATGTGCAGATTTGTTGTATGCCATGCAAgtgataatataatattaataataattgttccTTGAACATTTCGGACTTATGAAATATGTGTGGTTGCTTATGCATATGTTCTGGAGATAAATTGATGATTCATTATAGTATTGCAGGTGTAATGTAGTTTGGCAGTCTTCAAGTATGCTAGGAAAATTCATTCAGTCATTACCATTTTCAGCAAGACTCTGGTATAACATAGTTTGATTTCCTTCTAGAGCATTAAATTTGGAACTTACAGTTTTGAAGGTTGCTggaatgtaatattttatttattttattcggTTTTTATGATTTTTGCTTTGCAGGGTATTACTTCTCATCTCAAGTTTGCGTAAAAAGTTTGCTGGTATCCTATCTGACAACGAGATTTTGGGATCAAAACATGTAAACTACTTCCTTTGGGTTCAAGGATTTCTTAGCTTGGTTGATGCTCTATGTTATCTTTCAATTCTGATGAGCTGTTGTTGCAAGGTTTTTCCAGAAAGAAGGACTAGCTCAGATGCATGCTAGTTCACTGTTATCTCCTTCATTATTTCAAACTCAGGTATGATAACAAATTAGCACTTGGGAAAAATTTGTCGAAAACAAATTTGCTGCATTAGTTTGGTTGTAATGCTTTCTTTTGGCAGCATGGTGCTTTCTTGGGGCTGAGTAGACATGACTCTAACGGCTGCAGTAGAGAAATGAATTGCAGTTTTCTGGAATTGGTAttttacttgtatttatttatattacattAAATATGGTTCTGGTACTTTATGACATTTAGATCTGAAATGGTCAGCATAACATTTATTATTTCACtcaaaaaagagagaaaaaagaatttagtcattttctttttctggcGGAAGGTACTTGTTACTAAACATTGAaggatatatattatatatttatattattatatctgTGATGTTTTTACAGGTAGTACCAACATCTATCTTCATCTATCACTGTATAAACATATTACAAAGAATGCTAAAGGCAGAAAATCACTGTAAGTTACTGTCTGTTGGCAATCATTTCAGTATTTTATCACGTCGAGGCAGATACAACGGTACATCAGTAAGAAGGATCCTTCCAAGTGAAGATGTAGGCATTGTTTTGCTTGGATATCTAAAggttattattttagtttatctcTTATCTCATTATTTGCCAGTAAGCTGCAATTTTGCAAGGGTTTTATTAGTTTTGTTTTGTTCATAGTAATGTggcacataaatattttctttgatcTGTTCAAAATGGAGCagcacattttttttttcaatttggtaATATTTGCATAACTACTACTCATATTAGAGTTCTCATGATCTTGCTTTAAATTTCAGGTTGATCCATTGACTAGAAGATTGCAGCTGGTTGATGCGACTGGTGGCATTGATGTTCTTATACCAGACCTTCCCTTGACTTGGAATTCCAATGACATATTTGAGGTCACATTGCTCTTTATGTTCACATTACTTTCCctatttttatcttttgaacTTCATTGGTAATTTTTCACATATTCTTTAGGCTGCAGATGACTTTGGTAATGGTATCATTTTCCAGAAAAGTCATAACACGTCCATAGAAATTTGTATTTCAACTTCTAGTATTTTGGATTTATAGGTGACAAACTATGATGTTATTGTGGATGGCAATGGTGAACTTGTGGATCAGTTGGAATTGAATGAATCATTATCGTGCAGAGTGATCTTCAATTGTACCCAAGTGAAAAGAGAATTTAGCACATCGATTTCTGTTTACTGTCTTTGGAAGAATATTAAATGCAGAAATTTTCCCCTTTATCCTTGCATCAATAGTAAGAATGAAACTAAGATACTTGAATCTGGATCCTACCAATTACTACGGGTATCTCACAAATTTCCTCTGCAAGAAAAGGTATGTTTTAACTGTATATTCAGTTGGAAATTGCAGTCTGTAATTGTTTAACGAGCTAAATATAATTATTCTCTTGAGCAGTAGCATAGTAAAACAAAATTAGAGAAGAGTTTCAGatataaattgaatattataaaATCAGTTAATAGAATTGATATAAGCTTATACTAATGCCATGCAATTGATAGTGTTAACCCTGTGAAAATAGATATCCTGGAAGTTTTAGTTGCTGCTATgtgtataaatatattattatttaacttgACTTAGTTATGATAACTTCAACATCCATTTTTACAGGGTTATGTCCACCGTcagttgaatttttataaatttctgTTAGTAGTCCAATCTGTTTCAAGATACCTGTCAAGGACCATAGTATCTAAAACCCTGCTATAAGCTGTTTGAAGGATGCCTGgatatgatttaaaaaaaaaaaagaatatgacCGCATGATTGAAAGTCTATTGGCTTCACTTGAAGCATGGATGAAAGGCATACTGACTCAAACCTTATGCTGACATTATCATTATGATATAATGATAAAATAGGAACTTGAAGGATTTACTCCTGAGCACTTAGCACTTTGTTTAAGAGGCTTTGACTTCCAAAGATCAAGTCTCCGGAGAGATTAGGCTATTGCTTATGCCTTGGaatgattttttatatctaACAAGGCCCAAAGTCCTCAAATCCCTAATCTACCTCTTAATCCCATAAAACACCATTGCGAGACATGATCAATGTCTAGGTCTCTAGAGGCACAAATAAGCTAGCCAGTGGGAAGAGTTGTTTAATTGCTTTCTATCCATTAAAAAACATGTTGATGTGACCTTGCACAGATCTAATAGTATAGAAaggttgtcttttttttttttttttttttctctaacgTTAGTATGAACTACAGTGCCGATTTTAAAATGTTCTATGGCTATATAGTATCAGCAATGTTCtacttttcttttatattaCGCACATGTAAAAAAATTGCACTGCTAATGCCCCTATGTCACTTGTTGCAGTATTCTAATAATGTGAGGTCCAACAAGTCAAGTACTTTTGTTGAAGCTATACTTTTGCCTTACATTTTACTGCTTGATGGGAAGCCTGGAATTTCACATTCATGCAATGTTTATGGGGACAAGACATTAGAACTTTCAAAATATTGCTTCAATGGTAATAATGAAGAGCATGTTTCCATTAAGAGGCAAAAACTTATTAAGAAATCAGTAAATACATCAAAGGATGAGTTTCACACTTCCGTCTATGAGCTGAATGTTTGCTCTAATACTTTTAGGGAATCAAAAgagaacacaaattgtgacgATTTGAGTTCTCCTGATATATCTTGTATGGTTACTTTTAGAGGCCTTCAAAAGGAGAATGTGGTTTGCCCAGCTCTGTTGCGTTCTAAATCACCTAGGAAAGATATGAGTCTTAATTCAAAACCTACTGCAAGGAAAATTTTGCTTGAGTTCTCATCTGATACATTTTTAAAGTATCAGGTAATTTTATTACTCTCTTTAGCTCGCTTACCTAGGTGCTCCCTCTTTGTGATGTGAACCTGAGTATTAATTCACTTTGTACTGTTTTTCAGTTGTTGCAAATTGGTGGTTATTACATCATAGAACATAATGAAAAAGATTGCTTCAGTACCACAAATGATGCTGGTTTTGGTAGCGGTGGTGCTGCTAAATTTCTTATTGATTATGGAAATCATATCTGGAGCCTTGCATTTATTTTTGATGATGttcttttcaattataaatcagtATATACATCTGCAGAAGATTCTTCACCTCCTGTCATTCATGGGGCTGTGCCTAAAGATCAAATTGAACAGCAACTTCGGAGTTCCAATGGTGATTCTTCAGGTGTCTGTTCCGATGTTTGTATTTATCTACCTGTCAACCTTACAGGTCTTTTAGAAGATAATATTATGGAATCAGAAGATGGTCAAATCCAGAAATTTGCAACATCAGAACATAGTGCAAACATTTGTTTCAACATTGGGACTGTAGTGGATTGGCCTAATTTTTGTTCTGGCCCTCGTAGTTCACACTGCTTATTTCCTGAGGGCAAGTTGATTTCTCTCAAAGGAAATGTAGTTGACATTCATGACCTCACCTCTAGTTACTGCAGTTCATGCTCAAGTGGGTTAAGCCTTGATGCTCTTCAAATGAAAGTCCTTGTTGGGACTAAAGGAAGTTTTTGTATTCATGTTTTAGTGCATCATAGTATTGTAAGTTGTAACTTTAACGCCATCTTACcgtttatatattaatattctatttttttttttgcaacttAATCATGCCATTTCTTATTAGGTGAATATTTTTGGTTCAATAAGCAAACATGCTTTTCCTACTGGTTTTGGACCTGGTGTAACTGCAACATTTCATCGAATCCTTGATGCAAGGTATGCATTGGACACCTTAACCAAAAATAATTGGGCTCCTGTTCTTGTTTTCCTGCACTGTTAGAGGGAGTAATATTCGCAGTTGTGAACcatttgttaaaaaacaatTCCACTGATTAGGATGTTGTGAGTACTTTTACAATATGTTGTCAATGTGTAGCGATTGCGGGCACGTTTGCGACACAATTTTGCAGAATGAGTCATGTTTTCCTGTCTCATTTTCAGCGGGAAgggtttttgaaacaaaaactcTAGTCCTTCCTCTTTATTTTCGCGAACAGTACTCCTTCCCTGTTGCTAACCCATCTCCTTCTTCAGTGGGGCACGATTCAGTTGAGACAGAGAAGAAATGTAGCAGAAGCAAGAAAGAAGATCCAAGAAGTAACGAAGCATGAAGGCAAGACAGTGTGGCGGCAGTTGGCAAGAGAGAAGAGACTGTGCATGCATCTTGGAGAAGATAAAGTCAGCTTTAGGGTTTAGAAAACATTTCAGTTTTAGGCTAGGTAGTTAATTCTAGATAGCGGCGCATCGCGGCCAACCCCGGAAACCGGGATAGCGGGATACCAAGATGACCTCTACATGAATAATACTACataaacatgcataattaaACAATGTCTCATACTCATAGTCGTAATCAAAACATACATTTAGATACCAAATAGTCTTAATCAAAATATAGATTTAGATACCAAatatcatcatcttcttcaacatagtagagtaataaaataacaaaatattaaaactaaaatgcatgttaTAGGAATCAaagatcatcatcatcttcaacatagtcttcttcctcctcctcttccCCATCAACTTCAATATATTCTTCGTTCTCCTCTTCCTCAtcctcatcatcttcaacataaaTAGGTTCAACTTCTTCAACATCTTCTTCTACCACCACTTCTTTTGATATTGCTTCTTGTGCTATTGTCCTAGATGCACTTGCAGCTGCCTTTTCTTTTGCTGCCCGCCTAATGTAGACCACCGATTCATTAGCCCCACTTGCATTGGCAACATAGGTTCAAGTTAGATTATCACCGACATAAACTAATTCTTCAATAGGTTCACCATCTTCCCCCAAGTCTCCCACTTCAAATTCATTGgtataatcatcatcatcattgaAGACGATTGGACCAATCAAATCACGACAATCATAGCGCTCTTTCAAAGCCTGGTTATACTTAACGAAAACCAAGTCTTCCAACCTCTTATGCTCAAGTCTACTTCTTTTCTTGGAATGAATCtatgtattataatttaaaatgttagtttactaAATTAATATGAACCTATATAGTAGAATACTCTATAACTTAATAACAAGTATTAACTTACATGCTCAAAAATACTTCAATTACGCTCACATCTTGAAGAACTGCATGTCAAACTCAACACTTTAATGCCAATAATTGCAAAAGTGAAGTTTGTGCTCCATAAGTCTTCCACCACTCAGCTGCAATGAaacaatcattttcattttatacaAGTTGTTGTGTGCTAAAagttttaagaagaaaataaatgaagttCCAATTACCGGGATCTAATGTTGTCCTTTGTCTTATTGCTCCACCCAATCCAAAGAGACCATTAGCAATCTTATATTCCGCCAACTGTGCTGTAGTCATGTCACTCATTTGATGACTTTCACTAAGTGTTTCGATGCATAAGTGAAGACCTCCCACCAATATGGGATCATTCTCAATTTCTGGTTTGCTATAAAAATACTTCGAATTTAGGTAGTAGCCTGCATCATGCAATGGATGATGAAGTTGACATTCCCACCTTTCATCAATGATTGCAAATACATCTATGTACTTGCTTGCTTGTTCATTGAAAGCTTTTCGAATATCCTCTTTGGCCTTGATCATTGCTGCATATATGTATCCTATTGCAGGTTTTTTTCTCATTATCAACAAGTCTTAACACTTGTACAAGAGGTCCCATAACCTTAAGAGTGAAGATGATATCATTCCAAAAGTACAATAAGTGTTGCCTTCTTTCCCTTAGAATCGTTAGCTACCTTGGACTTCAACCATTCTTCTGAAGTTAACATCTTTCTAAGGTTGGTTTTTTGTTTATGCAATCTTTGCAAAGTAAGAAATGTGGTAGCAAACCTTGTGACTCCATGTCTAACCAACTCAACATTGTCAGTGTTCTTGCTCATTATGTTCAACGCCAATGTGTGGTTATAAATGAAGCCAATGAGACTAATCCCTTTTTGAATAGCCGTTTTAACCTTAGCAATCTTTCCAATATCTTCTAGCATCAGGTCTAGACAATGTGTAGCACAAGGAGTTCAAAACAAGTGTGGTCTCTTGGTAGTTAGTAGTTTACCAACCAATACATAATTATTTCCATTGTCAGTAACCACCTGCACAACATTTTGTTCACCAATCTCCTCAATAAAATTGTCCAATAGCTCAAATATCTTAATCCAAATCTTCATGTAGGCAGAAGCATCAATACTCTTCACAAACATTGTTCCCGCTGTGGAATTCAccaataaatttatcaaagtcCTATTCTTTCTGTCTGTCCAACCATTTGACATAATTGAGCATCTATATTTTGCGCGTTGCAGTTGATGACCATTCAACAAAGCGTTTGTATATTCCAACTCTTTTTCAAGGAGTGGAACCCTCAACTCATGATAGCTTGGAGGTTTCAAATGAAGACCGTAGTTTCCAACTGCTTCCAACATCAACTTGAAGCTTTTTGATCTTACAACATTGAAAGCAATTTcatttgtgtaaaaaaaaacgAGCAATGTATTGTACCGTTCTTGCTCTTGCTTCTTTGTCACAAGCATCATTTATGCTTGTTTGTCTCTTGTATTTCCCCAATTTGTGTTCTGCTTTTTTCATTAACATTAAATCCAAGGAACCTTTTGTCTTCTTGGCAGCCGGTAAAGGGGCTTCAATTGCCTTTTTTCCACTTTGAATTCTCCTTATTTCAACTACATCATCATTAATATCATCGTCAATTTGAACTTCCATCTCATTTAATATTCCATCTTTTAGTGCTTGTTTCTCATCATAATCTGTTTGCAACAGTAGCTTACAATTTGGTGGTATTTTTCTACAACTTTTTACGTCTCCCTTTATTCCTAACTGATGTTGTCTTGCTCTAGTAATTCCTCTAGTAGTTTCAACTTGACATAAATCACATGTCACTCTCTTCCTATTATTCTTGTCCTTTACACTATTAAACTGCCATACTAGGTCAACATTATCACCGTTGGTTTAAACATTACACACGGAGCATAACTATTACTTTGTGAGATTGCAGAGAAAGAAGggaagtagaaaaaaaaatagagagaagtaacaaaaacaaattaaattaaattaacagaagaaaacaaaagaaaacagaaagaaaaaaagaagtaaaaacaaaaagaaagaaaaaaaacagaatgaaaacaaaagaaaaaagaagcaaaacaaaaacaaaaacaaaagtaaaattttttttaaaaagaccagagaaataaaataaaaaattaaaaaattaaaaaggaacCTGAGATGAGATGAGATGAGAGGAAgaagtaataaaattaaacttaaaaaaaaatagagaaaaaagtaataaaattaaaattaaaacaaaacagtgaaataaatataaaatgaatacaAACCTGAGATGAGACTTGAGAGGAAGTCGCAATGAAACGCGCAGAGGAAGAAGGGAAGATGAACGCAGTGGCGAACGAAGATGAACGCAGTGACGAACGAAGAGGAACGACAATGAcaaatgaagaggaagaagggatctctaaaatctttaaaatttagGGGTAAAATTGGTTTTTCATGAAAAAAGGATTTTCCAGAAAAAATCACGttttttagggttttcaaaCCCACGACCCAGAACGCGACCCGCGAACAGGCCCAGATCGCGGGCGATCTCTATTCTCCCCGCGCCGCCGCGTGCCATGTCCTTCGCCGCTCCGCTCCCGCGTGATCCCTCCGCAAACTGGTGCTATTGACTACCTAGGTTTTAAGATTAGATTTCACATAATTGGCctttaataaatcaaatatggGCCTACATCTCAGTTTAACAGTGTGAAAAAAAAACGTTGCCTCTTTCTATTAACTTCCTACTTGCCAAAATGAAGTGGGAAAgaaaaacttcaaataaaacAGAAACACAAATACTtagatattaatataaattatttagatatatatagtataaattattttatatatatatatatatatattgttttagaGATTAAGGTGTCACAAGAAAAAGTAACAAAAGAAActataaacaaatatattttaaaatagaaagagaAGGATAACCTAAACGGTAATCATTTTGCAGATAGTAATAAtgttagttatatatatatatatatatatatatatatatatatattcattcagATATAGATATGTGtgtgttatatattatttagatataaatataaatattcaaatagCGGTCATCATGCGCTCGCTATCCCAGTTTTAGGGTTGGCTGCCCTGCTATTCAAGACTGACAACTTAGCTTTTACATGCCAATCTGTTCTGTTATTTAAATTATAGTATTTGATTTTCCAATGTGTGTATGGACTCATCCTTCCAATGGTACTGTAAATTGTTTAAGTTTTGTAACAAATTTGATTGCTGGTTTTTTATTCTGCAGGGCCCAAAAATTTATGTTGCTGCCTGTGtcatatattgaaataaattcgATAGAAGTATATGATAAACAACGCAGTGACAGGTTGTCCCCTTTAAGGCCTCTAAAAGATGCATATAGTGCATGTCAGGATTCTTTCTCTTGTTTGATTTCCCAGTTGCCTCAGTGCCCGAGTCAAAATCAAATAGTGCTTCGAAGCAGGGTATTTGTTTCTACATATCTGTGAATATTGCTCTCAAGTGtcaaagtaaattaattttgcCCGTTTGTGGTGAACAGGTTGTTGCCGTTATTGATTTAGTTCTAGAGAGGAAGATCACTAATTTATATGCAGAAACGAAATTGAATTCTAAGGGGATTCTTTTGGACATTCCACTTGCTTGTTTTATGTTGGGTAAGTTATTTGCATTAATAATTAAGTTCTGTCTCCATGTTGCCAAAGGGGAAATCAGATTTGAGTGCTCAATCACTTTATATGTCCCGAATATGCATGTACTGTAGATCAAATATGGTTTAACCTCTGAGATTTTGATATTATCAAGTTTGCAGTAGATATTcttgttgaataagagaa contains:
- the LOC113787788 gene encoding uncharacterized protein — its product is MRKKPAIGYIYAAMIKAKEDIRKAFNEQASKYIDVFAIIDERWECQLHHPLHDAGYYLNSKYFYSKPEIENDPILVGGLHLCIETLSESHQMSDMTTAQLAEYKIANGLFGLGGAIRQRTTLDPAEWWKTYGAQTSLLQLLALKC
- the LOC101506694 gene encoding CST complex subunit CTC1, yielding MEHAKTYPLADLLHFPRPLTSAASLPFLSTPPPPHPQHPTDHRILDTLNYPTVIVGTLTLPTHTTPFFCSCFKFSDGSTTVCCDILSFRLAAVGKQIRVTAWNFIPFKHPGDLGRRIGFLEIIKWCFTDPNDESNLPDFLPLKLNCSGTGCNNGGRNFRGVHGVVESVGPLSIVPCITPPSGEPDWNSSSKVNLLGFLVHLLCCECKLCSSRELVNNLRNGSFEIENINGHSFTKIEILYFCGNASSFHPVMTKLIGNRVVVLGLKKKLVYITKEESCLMYLTLDETVLHVCPRLGKLAPCLKSEIKGKGECGSYTGVIRGVYMNGMALELDNNVWLLLTDRLHTMIHGLRVGSIISVRNVHFVDPKFSWTKVVILGACVKTSIIVESFSPLETVCNVVWQSSSMLGKFIQSLPFSARLWVLLLISSLRKKFAGILSDNEILGSKHKEGLAQMHASSLLSPSLFQTQHGAFLGLSRHDSNGCSREMNCSFLELVVPTSIFIYHCINILQRMLKAENHCKLLSVGNHFSILSRRGRYNGTSVRRILPSEDVGIVLLGYLKVDPLTRRLQLVDATGGIDVLIPDLPLTWNSNDIFEVTNYDVIVDGNGELVDQLELNESLSCRVIFNCTQVKREFSTSISVYCLWKNIKCRNFPLYPCINSKNETKILESGSYQLLRVSHKFPLQEKYSNNVRSNKSSTFVEAILLPYILLLDGKPGISHSCNVYGDKTLELSKYCFNGNNEEHVSIKRQKLIKKSVNTSKDEFHTSVYELNVCSNTFRESKENTNCDDLSSPDISCMVTFRGLQKENVVCPALLRSKSPRKDMSLNSKPTARKILLEFSSDTFLKYQLLQIGGYYIIEHNEKDCFSTTNDAGFGSGGAAKFLIDYGNHIWSLAFIFDDVLFNYKSVYTSAEDSSPPVIHGAVPKDQIEQQLRSSNGDSSGVCSDVCIYLPVNLTGLLEDNIMESEDGQIQKFATSEHSANICFNIGTVVDWPNFCSGPRSSHCLFPEGKLISLKGNVVDIHDLTSSYCSSCSSGLSLDALQMKVLVGTKGSFCIHVLVHHSIVNIFGSISKHAFPTGFGPGVTATFHRILDARAQKFMLLPVSYIEINSIEVYDKQRSDRLSPLRPLKDAYSACQDSFSCLISQLPQCPSQNQIVLRSRVVAVIDLVLERKITNLYAETKLNSKGILLDIPLACFMLDDGSSSCSCWANAERAATLLRLQEEPTTSYHLGRILKKYKRITVKNRGSFIDFPYQDLVVSVTSGDALNSSDENLIKYIIFNACVGRTWNVVASVIDSEEVTRLKNEYLTQMVNMQSMRNIWAKEISCSRGLLEARNMIQELLKR